Proteins encoded within one genomic window of Augochlora pura isolate Apur16 chromosome 11, APUR_v2.2.1, whole genome shotgun sequence:
- the Gammacop gene encoding coat protein (coatomer) gamma has translation MNTFKRDKKEEEDGGGNPFQNLEKTTVLQEARTFNNTPVNPIKCAHILTKILYLLNQGEQLGTMEATEAFFAMTKLFQSKDVVLRRLVYLGIKELSSLAEDVIIVTSSLTKDMIGKEDLYRAAAIRALCTITDAGMLTAIQRYMKQAIVDRSPAVSSAALVCSLHLTNVSEDVAWRWANEAQEALNSNNVMVQYHALGVLYQIRKSDKRAVIKLVTQLMRTNPKSPYAACMLIRMACKLLGEYDGSEELVGFLECCLRQKSEMVVYEAAHALVNLGRNVSREIAPAISVLQLFCGSPKPALRFAAVRTLNKVAMTHPAAVTACNLDLENLITDSNRSIATLAITTLLKTGAESSVDRLMKQIATFVSEISDEFKVVVVQAIRALCQKFPRKHVVLMNFLSAMLRDEGGLEYKAAIADTIIAVMEGNAEAKEAGLAHLCEFIEDCEHISLAVRILHLLGQEGPTSKQPSRYIRFIYNRVILESASVRAAAVTALARFAAACPPLLPNVLVLLSRCQLDSDDEVRDRATYYCAILQQQSDPTILPLIQPPLLFVPGLEISLRKYMHTTMNEPFDISKIPSAETVDQLSKAAEEIDHRKRKDLIRERRAIDRLLEVPELAMKIGNSILVKSSFPIELTEPETEYEVSCIKHMFSDFIVLEFSCVNTLSRLRLMDVTVKIDQYPKSYTVVCQVLCPTLDSYQHGVTYTVLKYPEDLQASIATLDATLRFMADDIDYQPSATSPYDDEYVLDVIEVTLADQVRGLGTTAVDFNTAWAAGTAQGYTTLEETFVLGPSVRTLGGAVQILTEFLGLEEIDRTNQLESDVTEHNLLLGGYFRGEKEILARARLALFDTQVTMQLTVLCSDPDVAELIISSVG, from the exons atgaatacatttaaacgggataagaaggaggaggaagatG GTGGGGGGAATCCTTTCCAAAATTTGGAGAAGACAACTGTTCTCCAGGAAGCacgtacttttaataatacacCAGTTAATCCAATAAAATGCGCGCATATCCTTACAAAGATATTGTACCTGTTGAATCAAGGAGAACAGTTAGGTACAATGGAGGCCACAGAAGCGTTCTTTGCCATGACTAAATTGTTTCAATCCAAGGATGTAGTTCTAAGACGTTTGGTGTATTTAGGTATCAAGGAACTCAGTTCTTTGGCAGAAGATGTGATTATAGTGACCTCTAGTCTAACAAAAGATATGATTGGAAAAGAAGATTTGTATAGAGCTGCAGCTATAAGAGCATTATGTACTATCACGGATGCTGGGATGTTGACAGCTATTCAACGATATATGAAACAAGCCATTGTAGATCGTTCTCCTGCAGTTTCTAGCGCAGCCCTAGTTTGTTCGTTACACTTGACCAATGTATCCGAAGATGTTGCATGGAGATGGGCAAACGAGGCCCAGGAAGCATTAAACTCCAACAACGTAATGGTTCAGTATCATGCTCTAGGTGTTTTATATCAGATTCGAAAATCTGATAAACGTGCGGTAATTAAGTTAGTTACACAACTCATGAGAACCAATCCAAAGAGTCCTTATGCTGCATGTATGTTAATTAGAATGGCATGTAAATTACTGGGCGAATATGACGGAAGCGAAGAATTAGTAGGATTTCTTGAATGTTGTTTGCGACAAAAATCGGAAATGGTGGTGTACGAGGCAGCGCATGCATTGGTGAATCTTGGCAGAAACGTTTCTAGAGAAATAGCTCCTGCCATTAGTGTTCTTCAATTGTTTTGTGGATCGCCTAAGCCGGCTTTGAGATTTGCCGCAGTTAGAACATTGAACAAGGTTGCAATGACCCACCCAGCGGCAGTCACAGCTTGCAACCtggatttagaaaatttgatCACAGATTCCAACAGGTCGATCGCTACGTTAGCAATCACCACTCTTCTAAAAACTGGTGCGGAAAGTTCGGTAGATcgattaatgaaacaaattgcTACATTCGTATCCGAAATCTCGGATGAATTTAAGGTCGTGGTTGTTCAAGCCATAAG GGCTTTGTGTCAAAAGTTTCCCCGCAAGCACGTGGTTCTTATGAATTTTCTGTCTGCCATGCTAAGAGATGAGGGAGGCCTTGAATACAAGGCAGCAATTGCGGACACAATAATTGCTGTTATGGAAGGAAACGCCGAAGCAAAGGAAGCAGGTCTGGCACATCTCTGCGAGTTTATCGAAGACTGCGAACATATTTCCCTCGCCGTTCGCATTTTGCATTTACTGGGGCAAGAAGGTCCTACTTCCAAGCAGCCATCCAGATACattcgtttcatttataatCGCGTAATCCTGGAGAGCGCCAGTGTTCGAGCAGCTGCGGTCACCGCGTTGGCACGTTTCGCTGCTGCATGTCCTCCATTGTTACCAAACGTGTTGGTTTTATTGTCGCGTTGTCAGTTGGACTCTGACGACGAGGTCCGCGATCGTGCGACTTACTATTGTGCCATACTCCAACAGCAAAGTGATCCCACTATTCTTCCCTTGATACAACCTCCCCTTCTATTCGTGCCTGGTCTGGAAATATCCTTAAGGAAGTACATGCATACAACTATGAACGAACCATTCGATATCTCTAAG ATTCCTTCGGCAGAGACAGTGGACCAACTATCGAAAGCTGCAGAGGAGATAGATCACAGAAAACGAAAAGATTTGATACGAGAACGACGCGCAATAGATCGTTTGTTAGAAGTACCAGAGTTAGCGATGAAGATTGGCAATTCGATACTAGTCAAATCTTCGTTTCCTATCGAGCTAACAGAGCCGGAGACAGAATACGAAGTCAGTTGCATAAAGCATATGTTTTcggattttattgttttagaaTTCAGCTGTGTGAACACACTTAGTCGTCTGCGATTAATGGATGTAACGGTAAAGATTGATCAATATCCTAAaag TTACACGGTCGTCTGCCAAGTTCTGTGTCCAACACTAGATTCCTATCAACATGGAGTAACGTAcacagtattaaaatatccaGAGGATCTTCAAGCTAGTATCGCAACTCTAGACGCAACTCTACGGTTTATGGCTGATGATATAGATTATCAGCCGTCAGCGACGTCCCCGTACGACGACGAATACGTG TTGGACGTCATAGAGGTGACTCTCGCTGATCAAGTTCGAGGATTGGGAACGACAGCTGTAGATTTCAATACTGCATGGGCAGCAGGAACCGCACAGGGATACACCACGTTGGAGGAAACGTTTGTTTTAGGCCCATCTGTACGTACTTTGGGCGGTGCCGTTCAGATTCTCACCGAATTTTTGGGCCTGGAAGAAATAGACCGAACGAATCAACTTGAATCGGACGTCACTGAGCATAATCTGTTATTGGGCGGATATTTCAGAggcgaaaaagaaattcttgcACGTGCAAGATTAGCATTATTCGACACTCAAGTGACGATGCAATTGACGGTTCTATGTTCAGATCCGGATGTTGCAGAATTAATCATTTCGTCTGTAGGATAA
- the Sf1 gene encoding splicing factor 1, which yields MNQSRNFTSLLNPSYLQNAQQNAATANAAAAAAAAAAAVSAAIANGTQLNANSSNATTNNVRKREAESDGKQEKETKEERRKRRRTRWGGSEHDKTFIPGMPTVLPTNLTPEQEKAYLFQLQIEEISRKLRTGDLGIPLNPEERSPSPEPIYSSDGKRLNTREYRTRRKLEEERHNLIQKILKINPEFKPPPDYKPPIIRVHDKVMIPQEEHPDINFVGLLIGPRGNTLKSMEKETGAKIIIRGKGSVKEGKVGRKDGQPLPGEDEPLHAYITANNLDAVKKAVERIHEIIRQGVEVPEGQNDLRRNQLRELALLNGTLRENDGPRCTNCGASDHKSWLCPDKPNVTNNIVCSSCGGAGHIARDCRSKRPGQGGPAAAGMGGMGPGGDKAKIDEEYMSLMAELGEGPPPDRSKSGQQRQPNPNPNYPGLFDRQQAPRALMAAPAHPPPQMMQGGPMMPPPGMAPPPWSQGEVSNMNGMNMQWQPPVSMPPPPGVMQPPPPPPGSTSQPNIPPLMPWMAGNNQPPPPGQMPPTQIPPPGMGIPPWQQGQQGPMRPPPPGTAPPPGFPGWQPQQMGGWPPAAPVPPPPQQQTPAPPGIDLNTLPTLLAQPPPPPPPTNEMCKDLLRIT from the exons ATGAATCAATCACGAAATTTCACGTCACTATTGAACCCGAGCTACTTGCAAAACGCACAACAAAATGCTGCGACTGCAAACGCGGCCGCCGCTGCAGCGGCTGCAGCTGCCGCGGTCAGCGCTGCGATTGCAAATGGTACTCAGTTAAACGCCAATTCCTCAAATGCAACGACGAACAATGTCAGGAAACGCGAAGCGGAAA GTGACGGTAAGCAGGAAAAAGAGACGAAAGAGGAACgtaggaagaggaggagaacTAGATGGGGTGGTAGCGAACATGACAAAACATTTATACCTGGCATGCCTACAGTTCTCCCAACAAACCTGACTCCTGAACAGGAGAAGGCTTACCTCT TTCAGCTGCAGATCGAGGAAATCAGCAGGAAACTACGCACTGGAGATCTTGGAATTCCACTTAACCCTGAGGAAAG ATCACCATCTCCAGAACCAATATACAGTAGTGATGGTAAACGGTTGAACACAAGGGAATATCGTACTAGACGTAAATTGGAAGAAGAACGTCACAATCTTATTCAGAAGATTCTCAAAATTAATCCCGAGTTTAAACCTCCACCAGATTATAA ACCGCCGATAATACGAGTACATGACAAAGTAATGATTCCTCAAGAAGAACATCCAGACATTAACTTTGTCGGTCTGCTAATTGGTCCACGTGGGAATACATTGAAGT CAATGGAAAAAGAAACTGGAGCAAAGATTATAATTCGGGGTAAGGGCTCTGTGAAAGAGGGAAAAGTTGGGAGGAAAGATGGACAACCTTTGCCTGGCGAGGATGAACCTCTGCATGCGTATATTACAGCTAATAATTTAGATGCTGTAAAGAAAGCTGTTGAAAGA ATCCATGAAATTATACGACAAGGTGTAGAAGTACCTGAAGGACAAAATGATTTACGACGTAACCAGCTTAGAGAGTTGGCTTTATTGAATGGAACATTGCGAGAAAATGATGGACCACGCTGTACTAATTGCGGCGCATCGGATCACAAATCGTGGCTG TGTCCAGATAAACCGAATGTGACAAACAACATAGTGTGCTCAAGCTGCGGAGGAGCAGGTCATATCGCTCGCGACTGTCGATCTAAAAGACCAGGTCAGGGTGGACCAGCTGCCGCGGGAATGGGAGGAATGGGACCTGGTGGTGATAAAGCTAAAATTGATGAGGAATACATGTCTCTTATGGCAGAATTGGGCGAGGGTCCACCGCCTGATAGATCGAAAAGTGGGCAACAACGACAACCAAACCCAAATCCAAATTATCCTGGTCTTTTTGACAG ACAACAAGCTCCTCGTGCTTTAATGGCGGCACCGGCTCACCCACCTCCGCAAATGATGCAAGGCGGACCAATGATGCCACCGCCAGGTATGGCTCCACCACCGTGGAGTCAAGGAGAAGTAAGCAACATGAATGGTATGAACATGCAATGGCAACCACCGGTTAGCATGCCCCCGCCACCCGGTGTAATGCaaccgccaccaccaccgccgggCTCTACATCCCAACCGAATATCCCTCCGTTGATGCCCTGGATGGCTGGCAATAATCAGCCACCGCCGCCTGGACAAATGCCACCAACACAGATCCCACCTCCTGGAATGGGTATTCCACCCTGGCAACAGGGTCAGCAAGGACCAATGCGTCCACCTCCGCCAGGAACAGCTCCGCCGCCAGGATTTCCAGGATGGCAACCGCAACAAATGGGAGGATGGCCGCCGGCGGCACCTGTTCCACCTCCTCCACAACAACAAACACCAGCTCCACCTGGAATCGATCTCAACACTCTACCTACGCTGTTGGCGCaaccaccgccaccgccgccgccaacAA atGAAATGTGTAAAGATTTATTGCGTATCACGTAA